In the Xiamenia xianingshaonis genome, one interval contains:
- the purM gene encoding phosphoribosylformylglycinamidine cyclo-ligase: protein MPSWVNEDTVTYAQAGVDIEEGARAVAAIKGAVHETYRPEVIGDIGGFGGLFSLAAAKNMEDPILVSGTDGVGTKLKVAQIAEKHGTVGIDLVAMCANDILATGAEPLFFLDYIAVGKLKAEAVAEVVGGIAEGCKQAGCALIGGEMAEHPGVMDPSDYDLSGFCVGIVDRPLMLDPASVKPGDVLVGLASSGLHSNGYSLARKVCVEGKTRYELRLQREELGGAALEDALLAPTRIYVKPVLSVLRECPGAVRALAHITGGGITENLNRALPATCDALVDLGNWPVPPVARFVCEAAALDETEALKTFNMGLGMVLIVAPDQVQAVEAALQAAGEQTYRVGEITEGEGIVRYAHKGALYSFEG, encoded by the coding sequence ATGCCGAGCTGGGTGAACGAGGACACCGTCACCTACGCCCAGGCAGGCGTGGACATCGAAGAAGGGGCGCGCGCCGTCGCCGCCATCAAAGGCGCGGTGCATGAAACGTACCGGCCCGAGGTCATCGGCGACATCGGCGGCTTCGGCGGCCTGTTCTCCCTCGCCGCGGCGAAGAACATGGAAGACCCCATCCTCGTTTCGGGCACCGACGGCGTGGGCACGAAGCTGAAGGTGGCGCAGATCGCCGAAAAGCACGGCACCGTCGGCATCGACCTGGTCGCCATGTGTGCCAACGACATTCTGGCGACCGGCGCCGAGCCGCTGTTCTTCTTGGACTACATCGCCGTGGGCAAGCTGAAGGCCGAAGCCGTGGCCGAAGTGGTCGGCGGCATCGCGGAAGGCTGCAAGCAGGCGGGATGCGCGCTGATCGGCGGCGAAATGGCCGAGCATCCCGGCGTCATGGATCCGAGCGACTACGACCTTTCAGGCTTTTGCGTGGGCATCGTCGACCGCCCGCTCATGCTCGATCCCGCGTCCGTGAAACCGGGCGACGTGCTCGTCGGGCTGGCTTCGAGCGGCCTGCATTCCAACGGCTATTCGCTCGCCCGCAAAGTCTGCGTCGAAGGCAAGACCCGCTATGAGCTGCGCCTGCAGCGCGAAGAGCTTGGCGGCGCCGCGCTGGAAGACGCGCTGCTCGCCCCGACGCGCATCTACGTGAAGCCGGTGCTGTCGGTGCTGCGCGAATGCCCCGGCGCCGTGCGGGCGCTCGCCCACATCACCGGCGGCGGCATCACCGAAAACCTCAACCGCGCCCTGCCTGCAACCTGCGACGCCTTGGTCGATCTGGGCAACTGGCCCGTGCCGCCGGTGGCCCGCTTCGTGTGCGAAGCAGCCGCGCTCGACGAGACCGAGGCCCTCAAAACGTTCAACATGGGCCTGGGCATGGTGCTCATCGTCGCCCCCGACCAGGTGCAGGCCGTCGAAGCGGCCCTGCAGGCGGCCGGCGAGCAGACCTACCGGGTAGGCGAGATCACCGAAGGGGAAGGCATCGTCCGTTACGCCCACAAAGGCGCGTTGTATTCCTTCGAGGGGTAG
- a CDS encoding helix-turn-helix domain-containing protein codes for MEPRTTIGRNLRLYRKQAGLTQEELANRCSMHRTYIGGIEQQRINVSINNVGRIASVLGIDPFLLLVEPSVEAEECGRAPSSVPQVVLPPGFSEGDLALCHWDKNGLELTPLSSAQPDLALRILVALTMQGRIDDLPEAYETVKDRVVETFLALPDKPQQEPPGSGEDPTPDWLRDEKGAGPAGPQHIGETPAAASQSPEAGSTEQ; via the coding sequence ATGGAGCCTCGGACAACCATCGGCCGCAACCTGCGACTCTATCGAAAGCAGGCTGGGCTCACACAGGAAGAGCTCGCGAACAGATGCTCGATGCATCGCACCTATATCGGCGGCATCGAGCAGCAGCGCATCAATGTCAGCATCAACAACGTCGGACGCATTGCCAGCGTGCTGGGCATCGACCCGTTCCTGCTGCTCGTCGAACCGTCCGTCGAAGCCGAGGAATGCGGACGTGCGCCGTCGTCCGTCCCCCAGGTGGTGCTGCCGCCGGGCTTTTCAGAAGGCGATTTGGCGCTGTGCCACTGGGACAAGAACGGACTGGAGCTGACGCCGCTGTCATCGGCCCAGCCCGACCTGGCGCTGCGCATCCTGGTGGCGCTGACGATGCAAGGCCGCATCGACGATTTGCCCGAAGCCTACGAAACGGTGAAAGACCGCGTCGTGGAGACGTTTCTCGCATTGCCCGACAAGCCGCAGCAAGAACCGCCCGGCAGCGGCGAAGACCCGACGCCAGACTGGCTGCGAGACGAAAAGGGTGCCGGACCGGCAGGGCCGCAGCACATCGGCGAAACGCCGGCCGCCGCATCGCAGAGCCCGGAAGCGGGCAGCACCGAACAATAA
- the tatA gene encoding twin-arginine translocase TatA/TatE family subunit, whose protein sequence is MKILGMGVPELLIILVVILLIFGPKNLPKLGSALGKTVKNLREGMGSNELEDADEEEEVYEEEVVEEEPAKKETTTKKTTTVKKKKVE, encoded by the coding sequence ATGAAAATCCTTGGAATGGGCGTTCCCGAGCTACTTATCATCCTCGTGGTGATCCTGCTCATCTTCGGGCCGAAGAACCTGCCAAAACTCGGCAGCGCACTGGGCAAGACGGTCAAGAACCTTCGCGAAGGCATGGGCAGCAACGAGCTTGAAGATGCCGACGAGGAAGAGGAAGTCTACGAGGAAGAAGTGGTGGAGGAAGAGCCGGCAAAGAAGGAGACTACCACCAAAAAGACCACGACCGTCAAGAAAAAGAAGGTCGAATAA
- the greA gene encoding transcription elongation factor GreA has protein sequence MASNSETILTEEGKKKLEEELDYLETTRRAEVGERIRVAREFGDISENSEYDDAKNEQGMLEARINEINQILSNATVVSTPKRGNSVHIGSTVSVVMNGKPREITIVGAAESDPGQNKISNEAPVGAAILGKRVGDVINLTGPTGLAIEIEIKALVKKDN, from the coding sequence ATGGCGAGCAACAGCGAGACCATCCTTACCGAAGAAGGCAAAAAGAAGCTCGAAGAAGAGCTTGACTACCTTGAGACCACGCGCCGCGCCGAGGTGGGCGAGCGCATCAGGGTCGCCCGCGAATTCGGCGACATTTCCGAGAACTCCGAATACGACGATGCCAAAAACGAGCAGGGCATGCTTGAGGCCCGCATCAACGAGATCAACCAGATCCTCTCGAACGCCACGGTGGTCAGCACGCCCAAGCGTGGCAATTCAGTGCACATCGGCTCGACTGTCAGCGTCGTGATGAACGGAAAGCCGCGCGAGATCACCATCGTTGGCGCGGCGGAAAGCGATCCGGGGCAGAACAAGATCTCCAACGAGGCTCCGGTGGGCGCGGCGATTCTGGGCAAGCGCGTCGGCGACGTCATCAACCTCACCGGCCCGACCGGCCTTGCCATCGAAATTGAGATCAAGGCCCTCGTCAAGAAAGACAACTAG
- the lysS gene encoding lysine--tRNA ligase, giving the protein MADETTEPIIEDDPIEVRKAKRAALIAAGRDPYGSRFDYSHHVEELVEKYAGLADGESTEDEVRVAGRIMARRIQGKIAFLELADATGKMQLFCRVNALGDEAYAELCDLDLGDWIGVDGTMMRTKRGQLSVAVASFTLLSKALRPLPEKFHGLADKETRYRQRYVDLIVNPEVRDTFAKRSAIVSAIRRYMEGEGFMEVETPFLHSIIGGANAKPFVTHFNALDRDYYLRIATELPLKRLLVGGFEKVFEIGRQFRNEGMDPYHNPEFTTMEAYQAFSDLDGMMDLTEGCIKAAAQASCGTLQVEYQGQTLDLGGSWRRASMIELATEGAGEPIDFSRTREELVAILEREGGHAEAAWGKGKLIAEIFEAVAEEKLIEPTFVIDHPLEVSPLAKKRPDNPELTQRFELFICGHEYANAFTELNDPVDQAERFHAQVEAKDMGDDEAMGFDADYIRALEYGMPPAGGVGIGIDRLVMLLTDSATIRDVLLFPHMREEALAGAKVADASAAAPAADALPVARGAEEIDLSQAVIEPLFADEVDFDTFSKSDFRAVKVLACEAVPKSKKLLRFTLDDGTGEPRTILSGIHAYYEPEDLVGRTCIAITNLPPRKMMGVDSCGMLISAVHETQVEGGEKEERLNLLMVDDRIPAGAKLY; this is encoded by the coding sequence ATGGCAGACGAAACGACCGAACCGATCATCGAGGACGATCCCATCGAGGTGCGCAAGGCGAAGCGCGCCGCCCTCATCGCGGCGGGGCGCGATCCTTACGGCAGCCGCTTCGACTACTCCCATCACGTCGAAGAGCTGGTCGAGAAATACGCCGGCCTGGCAGACGGCGAATCGACCGAAGACGAGGTGCGCGTGGCGGGCCGCATCATGGCCCGGCGCATCCAGGGCAAGATCGCGTTTCTGGAGCTGGCCGACGCCACCGGCAAGATGCAGCTGTTCTGCCGCGTGAACGCGCTCGGCGACGAGGCCTATGCGGAGTTGTGCGACCTTGACCTGGGCGATTGGATCGGCGTCGACGGCACCATGATGCGCACCAAGCGCGGGCAGCTCTCCGTCGCGGTTGCGTCGTTCACGCTTCTGTCCAAGGCGCTGCGTCCTTTGCCGGAAAAGTTCCACGGCCTGGCCGACAAAGAGACCCGTTACCGCCAGCGCTACGTCGACCTCATCGTGAACCCCGAGGTGCGCGACACGTTCGCCAAACGCAGCGCCATCGTGTCGGCCATCCGCCGCTACATGGAAGGCGAAGGCTTCATGGAGGTGGAAACGCCGTTTCTGCACTCCATCATCGGCGGCGCGAACGCCAAGCCCTTCGTCACGCACTTCAACGCCCTCGACCGGGACTATTACCTGCGCATCGCCACCGAGCTGCCGCTCAAGCGCCTGCTCGTCGGCGGCTTCGAGAAGGTTTTCGAAATCGGCCGCCAGTTCCGCAACGAGGGCATGGACCCCTACCACAACCCCGAGTTCACCACGATGGAAGCCTACCAGGCGTTTTCCGACCTCGACGGCATGATGGACCTCACGGAAGGCTGCATCAAGGCGGCGGCCCAGGCGTCGTGCGGCACGCTGCAGGTGGAATACCAGGGCCAGACGCTTGATCTGGGGGGCTCGTGGCGCCGCGCGTCGATGATCGAGCTTGCCACCGAAGGCGCCGGCGAGCCGATCGACTTTTCGCGCACCCGCGAAGAGCTGGTCGCCATCCTTGAGCGCGAAGGGGGGCACGCCGAGGCCGCGTGGGGCAAAGGCAAGCTCATTGCGGAGATCTTCGAGGCCGTGGCGGAAGAGAAGCTCATCGAGCCGACGTTCGTGATCGACCATCCGCTGGAGGTGTCGCCGCTTGCGAAGAAGCGCCCGGACAACCCCGAGCTGACCCAGCGCTTCGAGCTGTTCATCTGCGGCCATGAGTACGCCAATGCGTTCACCGAGCTGAACGACCCCGTTGACCAGGCCGAACGCTTCCACGCCCAGGTTGAAGCGAAGGACATGGGCGACGACGAGGCCATGGGCTTCGACGCCGACTACATCCGCGCCCTCGAATACGGCATGCCGCCGGCGGGCGGCGTGGGCATCGGCATCGATCGCTTGGTCATGTTGCTGACCGACTCGGCCACCATCCGCGACGTGCTGCTGTTTCCGCACATGCGCGAAGAGGCGCTGGCCGGGGCGAAGGTGGCGGACGCGAGCGCTGCGGCGCCGGCGGCAGACGCCTTGCCGGTCGCTCGCGGCGCCGAGGAGATCGACCTTTCCCAAGCGGTCATTGAGCCCTTATTCGCCGACGAGGTCGACTTCGACACGTTCAGCAAGTCGGATTTCCGCGCCGTGAAGGTGCTTGCGTGCGAGGCGGTGCCGAAATCCAAGAAGCTGCTGCGATTCACGCTCGACGACGGCACGGGCGAGCCGCGCACCATCCTGTCGGGTATCCACGCCTACTACGAGCCGGAAGACCTGGTCGGACGCACGTGCATCGCCATCACGAACCTGCCGCCGCGCAAGATGATGGGCGTCGACTCGTGTGGCATGCTCATTTCGGCCGTCCACGAGACGCAGGTCGAGGGCGGCGAGAAAGAAGAGCGCCTGAACCTGCTCATGGTCGACGACCGCATCCCGGCAGGCGCGAAGCTGTACTAG
- a CDS encoding type II toxin-antitoxin system Phd/YefM family antitoxin gives MSAVTATAAEARANFSKIATRVFESGKPVTILKNSKPWVTISPITGDSPVTAIDWKALDVVEIDPDRGYAVLPAEWDDEEDDGLYDDLA, from the coding sequence ATGTCTGCGGTAACCGCAACAGCCGCCGAGGCCCGAGCTAACTTCTCCAAGATCGCGACGCGGGTCTTCGAAAGCGGAAAGCCCGTGACCATTCTCAAGAATTCGAAGCCGTGGGTGACCATATCTCCCATCACCGGCGACTCGCCGGTGACCGCCATCGACTGGAAGGCGCTCGACGTCGTCGAGATCGACCCCGACCGCGGCTATGCGGTGCTGCCTGCGGAGTGGGACGACGAAGAAGACGACGGGCTCTACGATGACCTTGCCTAA
- a CDS encoding type II toxin-antitoxin system PemK/MazF family toxin: MTLPKQVEPGSVWLTYLHYSDLPDLGKVRPVLIVEVFEDATAVVLKITSKAGSGPRTSLAVEDWASCGLRKPSCIRVDEIFRLSIDDLLRDEPLGFVGPAFLEEVRRALKGMEKA, translated from the coding sequence ATGACCTTGCCTAAGCAGGTTGAGCCGGGAAGCGTGTGGCTCACGTACCTGCACTATTCCGACTTGCCGGATTTGGGGAAGGTCCGGCCTGTTTTGATCGTTGAGGTCTTCGAAGACGCCACGGCGGTCGTTCTGAAAATTACGAGTAAGGCCGGATCGGGGCCGCGCACGTCTTTGGCGGTTGAAGATTGGGCTTCGTGCGGGTTGAGGAAGCCGTCGTGCATTCGCGTCGACGAGATTTTCCGGCTTTCGATCGACGATCTTCTGCGGGACGAGCCGCTAGGGTTCGTCGGGCCTGCTTTTCTGGAAGAGGTTCGCCGGGCCCTCAAGGGAATGGAGAAGGCGTAG
- a CDS encoding NADP oxidoreductase, which translates to MATKKLEDKLNAMLGMTAEELDELAQAYENDEVEFSAGDEVRDGSPFDYVGTKRETFVLQAADFRGAFQAAQMDGCSKSDVYRTALREYLDRRGLAHA; encoded by the coding sequence ATGGCAACGAAGAAACTGGAAGACAAGCTGAACGCCATGCTCGGCATGACCGCCGAAGAGCTGGACGAGCTCGCCCAGGCATACGAGAACGACGAGGTCGAGTTTTCCGCCGGCGACGAAGTGCGCGACGGATCCCCCTTCGACTACGTCGGCACCAAGCGCGAGACGTTCGTGCTGCAGGCGGCCGACTTCCGGGGAGCCTTTCAGGCCGCGCAGATGGACGGCTGCAGCAAGTCGGACGTGTACCGCACGGCATTGCGCGAATACCTGGACAGGCGCGGCTTGGCGCACGCCTAG
- a CDS encoding ATP-dependent Clp protease ATP-binding subunit — protein MSFEKFTDKARKVLVLAQDEARQLHQPYVGTEHLLLGLIQEKDGLAAQALGRLGITYDGVVQTIRQVVAIDKDTDVSGHLSFTPRVKRVLENSLREAMQMGQSYISTEHLLLGIVREGDGTALEVLTRLNVTGDDVRSALNDLVGQSPVYAGRNPFESGPTSSDSMLKEFGTDLTKKAREGKLDPVIGRAGEIERVMQILSRRQKNNPLLIGEPGVGKTAVAEGLAQLIVSNQVPDILRGMRLVTLDVSALVAGSKYRGEFEERLKKCIKEVQDAGDIILFIDEMHTLIGAGSAEGSIDAAAILKPPLSRGEIQVIGATTTEEYRKHLEKDSALERRFQPVTVGEPNEEQALRIMEGLRDRYEEHHQVHFTEEALQAAVTLSDRYIQDRFLPDKAIDVLDEAGARMRIRNMTLPKELTDMDEELRRVRSEKDDAIASQDFERAAKLRDEESVLKIKREESMRIWEEQSSKTVQQVTVEDIADVVSMTTGVPVSNLTEAETDKLLRMESVLHERVVGQEEAVTALSKAIRRSRAGLKDPRRPAGSFIFLGPSGVGKTELSKALAEFLFNSEDALLSFDMSEYMEKHSVSRLVGSPPGYVGFDEGGQLTKAVRQRPYSVVLFDEIEKAHPDVFNILLQILEEGRLTDAQGRTVDFRNTIIIMTSNVGAREIAQPTTLGFSADQKSGLSDKEIKSRVMAEMKRLFRPEFLNRLDEIIVFNSLTEDQIVEIVKLMVGDLRERMIAQNMSINLTDAACRLIAKEGTDAAFGARPLRRAIQRLLEDPLSEEILEGRWRSGSIVDVDVADGELVFTEGSGAIPAPRKRDNIAREAELLLTGYDLGHAGVTPGVTSGGAAD, from the coding sequence ATGTCATTTGAAAAGTTCACCGACAAGGCACGCAAAGTCCTTGTCCTCGCCCAAGACGAGGCGCGCCAGCTTCACCAGCCTTACGTGGGCACCGAGCACCTGCTGCTCGGGCTCATCCAGGAAAAGGACGGCTTGGCCGCTCAAGCGCTGGGGCGTCTGGGCATCACCTATGACGGCGTGGTGCAGACCATCCGCCAGGTGGTCGCCATCGACAAAGACACCGACGTTTCCGGGCATCTGTCCTTCACGCCGCGGGTGAAGCGCGTGCTGGAGAATTCCCTGCGCGAAGCCATGCAGATGGGGCAGAGCTACATTTCCACTGAACACTTGCTGCTGGGCATCGTGCGCGAAGGCGATGGCACGGCGCTTGAAGTTCTGACCAGGCTCAACGTGACCGGCGACGATGTCCGTTCGGCCCTGAACGACCTGGTCGGGCAAAGCCCGGTCTACGCGGGGCGGAACCCCTTCGAGTCGGGCCCGACCAGCAGCGACAGCATGCTGAAGGAGTTCGGCACCGACCTTACGAAAAAGGCCCGCGAGGGCAAGCTCGACCCGGTCATCGGCCGTGCGGGCGAAATCGAGCGCGTCATGCAGATCCTGTCGCGCCGCCAAAAGAACAATCCGCTGCTCATCGGCGAGCCGGGCGTGGGCAAAACCGCCGTGGCCGAAGGTCTGGCCCAGCTCATCGTTTCGAACCAGGTGCCCGACATCTTGCGGGGCATGCGCCTGGTCACCCTCGACGTGTCGGCGCTCGTTGCCGGCTCGAAGTACCGCGGCGAATTCGAAGAGCGTCTGAAGAAGTGCATCAAAGAAGTGCAGGACGCCGGCGACATCATCCTGTTCATCGACGAGATGCACACGCTCATTGGCGCCGGCTCGGCCGAAGGCTCCATCGACGCCGCGGCCATCCTGAAGCCGCCGCTGTCCCGCGGGGAAATCCAGGTCATCGGCGCCACCACCACCGAAGAATACCGCAAGCACCTGGAAAAGGACTCGGCCCTCGAGCGCAGGTTCCAGCCGGTCACGGTGGGCGAGCCGAACGAAGAGCAGGCGCTGCGCATCATGGAAGGCCTGCGCGACCGCTACGAAGAGCACCACCAGGTCCACTTCACCGAAGAGGCCCTGCAGGCGGCCGTCACGCTGTCCGACCGCTACATCCAAGACCGCTTCCTTCCCGACAAGGCCATCGACGTGCTCGACGAGGCCGGCGCCCGCATGCGCATCCGCAACATGACGCTGCCCAAAGAGCTGACCGACATGGACGAAGAGTTGCGCCGCGTCCGCTCCGAAAAGGACGACGCCATCGCCAGTCAGGACTTCGAGCGGGCGGCCAAGCTGCGCGACGAGGAATCGGTGCTGAAGATCAAGCGCGAGGAATCCATGCGCATCTGGGAAGAGCAATCGTCCAAGACCGTCCAGCAGGTGACCGTCGAAGACATCGCCGACGTCGTGTCGATGACCACCGGCGTGCCGGTGTCGAACCTCACCGAAGCCGAAACCGACAAGCTGCTGCGCATGGAATCGGTGCTGCACGAGCGCGTCGTCGGCCAGGAAGAGGCTGTCACGGCGCTTTCGAAGGCCATCCGCCGTTCCCGCGCCGGGCTGAAGGACCCGAGGCGTCCCGCAGGATCGTTCATCTTCCTCGGCCCTTCGGGCGTGGGCAAGACCGAGCTTTCCAAGGCGCTCGCCGAGTTCCTCTTCAACTCGGAAGACGCGCTGCTGTCGTTCGACATGTCCGAGTACATGGAGAAGCACAGCGTGTCGCGCCTGGTCGGCAGCCCTCCGGGCTACGTCGGCTTTGACGAGGGCGGCCAGCTGACGAAGGCCGTGCGCCAGCGCCCCTATTCGGTGGTGCTGTTCGACGAGATCGAAAAGGCGCATCCGGACGTGTTCAACATCCTGCTGCAAATCCTCGAAGAAGGTCGTCTGACCGACGCTCAGGGCCGCACGGTGGACTTCCGCAACACGATCATCATCATGACGTCCAACGTCGGCGCCCGCGAGATCGCACAGCCCACCACGCTCGGCTTTTCGGCGGACCAGAAAAGCGGCCTGTCCGACAAAGAGATCAAAAGCCGCGTCATGGCCGAGATGAAACGCCTGTTCAGGCCTGAATTCTTGAACCGCCTGGACGAGATCATCGTGTTCAACTCGCTCACCGAGGACCAGATCGTCGAAATCGTGAAGCTCATGGTCGGCGACTTGCGCGAGCGCATGATCGCCCAGAACATGTCCATCAACCTGACCGATGCGGCCTGCAGGCTCATCGCGAAGGAAGGCACCGACGCCGCGTTCGGCGCACGTCCCTTGCGCCGCGCCATCCAGCGCCTGCTGGAAGACCCGCTGTCCGAAGAAATCCTTGAAGGCAGGTGGAGGAGCGGCTCGATCGTGGACGTGGACGTGGCGGACGGCGAGCTCGTCTTCACCGAAGGGTCCGGCGCCATCCCCGCTCCCCGCAAGCGCGACAACATAGCTCGGGAGGCCGAACTCCTGCTGACCGGCTATGATCTAGGTCACGCCGGAGTGACTCCAGGCGTCACCAGCGGCGGAGCAGCCGACTAG
- the ispD gene encoding 2-C-methyl-D-erythritol 4-phosphate cytidylyltransferase produces the protein MATQTIDPIFSSAVLDVPHLMPDAFDMATFGQTMTGLKGEVDKHPQTAAIILAGGTGERFGKEGGKQLVEIAGKPILTWSAEAFDAVGDVGLIVIVCPEDRQNEYLTKTIDPFPFVTPVVLAPSGPSRQESAFSGLEYVPDDYEYVVLHDGARPLVTPELISHTIATLKGNIDSDGAVVAHPAIDTLKVVENGVIVGTPDRRVFWNAQTPQVFRAGIYRRAHASALSDGFMGTDDASLIERLGGKVLVVEGKRDNIKLTVPEDYLLLAAAVRQATIQEQR, from the coding sequence ATGGCAACACAGACGATCGATCCCATCTTCTCATCGGCGGTGTTGGACGTCCCGCATCTTATGCCCGACGCCTTCGACATGGCGACGTTCGGCCAGACCATGACCGGTCTGAAAGGCGAAGTCGACAAGCATCCGCAAACGGCGGCCATCATTTTGGCCGGCGGCACGGGCGAGCGCTTCGGCAAGGAAGGCGGCAAGCAGCTGGTTGAAATCGCTGGCAAGCCCATTCTCACCTGGTCGGCGGAAGCATTTGACGCGGTTGGTGACGTCGGCCTCATCGTCATCGTCTGCCCCGAAGACCGTCAGAACGAATACCTGACCAAGACGATCGACCCGTTCCCATTCGTGACGCCGGTCGTGCTGGCGCCGTCGGGACCGTCGCGGCAGGAATCGGCGTTTTCGGGCCTGGAATACGTGCCCGACGACTACGAGTACGTCGTGCTGCACGACGGGGCGCGGCCGCTTGTCACTCCGGAGCTTATCAGCCACACCATCGCCACGCTGAAGGGCAACATCGACAGCGACGGCGCCGTGGTGGCCCATCCGGCGATCGACACGCTCAAGGTGGTGGAAAACGGCGTCATTGTGGGCACGCCCGATCGGCGGGTGTTCTGGAACGCCCAGACGCCCCAGGTGTTCCGCGCAGGCATCTACCGCCGTGCGCACGCAAGCGCCTTGTCGGACGGCTTCATGGGTACCGACGATGCGTCCCTGATCGAGCGGCTGGGTGGAAAAGTGCTGGTCGTCGAAGGGAAGCGCGACAACATCAAGCTGACTGTGCCCGAAGACTACCTGCTGCTTGCGGCCGCCGTGCGCCAAGCGACGATCCAGGAGCAGCGATGA
- the ispF gene encoding 2-C-methyl-D-erythritol 2,4-cyclodiphosphate synthase has translation MSVAVGVPADLMRLRTGVGYDVHAFAEGRPLVLGGVNVPHTRGLAGHSDADVLAHAVADALLGAVRGGDIGKLFPDTDPAYAGADSLVLLAAVAEKVRAEGFAIIDVDSVITAQAPKLSPYRDCMRENLACAMGIAVENVGVKATTTERLGFEGREEGISATATCLVCRAD, from the coding sequence ATGAGCGTTGCTGTGGGCGTGCCGGCCGACCTCATGCGGCTGCGCACGGGGGTGGGCTATGACGTGCACGCTTTCGCCGAAGGCCGGCCGCTTGTCTTGGGCGGCGTGAACGTTCCCCACACGCGCGGCCTTGCGGGCCACAGCGACGCCGACGTGCTGGCCCATGCCGTTGCCGACGCGCTGCTCGGCGCTGTTCGTGGCGGCGACATCGGCAAGCTGTTTCCCGACACCGACCCGGCCTATGCCGGCGCCGATTCCTTGGTGCTGCTTGCGGCCGTGGCGGAAAAAGTCCGTGCCGAGGGCTTTGCAATCATCGACGTCGACAGCGTCATTACCGCTCAGGCGCCAAAACTGTCCCCTTATCGGGACTGCATGCGCGAAAACCTCGCCTGCGCCATGGGCATCGCGGTCGAAAACGTCGGCGTCAAGGCCACGACGACCGAGCGCTTGGGCTTTGAAGGCCGCGAGGAAGGCATTTCGGCGACGGCGACCTGCCTTGTGTGCCGCGCGGACTGA